Genomic window (Elstera cyanobacteriorum):
ATTTGCCCTCACCGGCTTGGTTGCTGGCTTGGCCGCCGTCTTCTTAACCGCCCGCATCGGCAGCACCCGCCCGAATATCGCCAGCGGGTGGGAGCTTGAGATTATCACCATGGTGATCCTGGGCGGCGTCAGCATCGCGGGCGGCGCCGGAACCATTGGCGGTGTCGTGCTGGCGGTCTTCCTCTTGGGGATGGCGGGGTTCGGTATGGGGCTGCTCAACGTCCCCGGCATCGTCATGAGCACGCTGATCGGCGCCTTGTTGCTGGTGGCGGTGGCGGTGCCGCAGCTTGCCGCGCGCCTGCGCCCGAAGGGGAAAGCCTGATGGACAAGATCGCCTTCGCTATGCAGTTGAAGCCGGGGAACGAAGTGGAATATCAGCGCCGTCACGATGCCATTTGGCCGGAGCTGAGCGCCCTACTGAAAGACGCCGGGATTGCCGATTATAGCATCTTCCTCGATCCCCACAGCCTCACCCTCTTCGGGGTGCTACGCCGGGCGGATGGGCATGGGATGGACCGGCTGCCGGAGCATCCGATCATGCAGCGCTGGTGGGCCTATATGGCCGATCTGATGGAGACGAACCCCGATCAGTCCCCGGTGGTGCGCCCGCTGCCCTGCGTTTTTCATTTGGATTAAACCATGGCGATTGCGGTTTTCGACTGCGGTAAAACCAATCTGAAACTCTGCGTGCTCGATGGCGAGCGGCTTGTGTGGTCAGCAACGCGCCCGAATGCGCCCCTCGTCGCGCCGCCCTATCCCCATGCCGATGCGGCGGGGGCGGAAGCTTGGCTTCGGGAAAAACTGACTGAGGCGGCGCAGCGCTTCGCCATTACCGACCTTGTTCCCGTTACCCACGGCGCCTGTGCAGCGCTGGTGACGGCGGCAGGGGATCTGGCGCTACCGATCCTCGACTATGAAACCCCCTTGCCGGAAGCCGTCGCTTACACTGCCGCCCGGCCCGATTTTACCGAAACCCTATCGCCCGATTTGCCCCTAGGCTTGAACCTCGGGCGGCAGATTTTCTGGCTTCAGCAGCAGTTTCCCGCCGAATTTGCGCGGGCGCACTGGTTGCTGACCTATCCGCAGTATTGGGCCTTCCGCCTGACCGGGCGCGCCGTGAGCGAGGTGACCTCCCTCGGCTGCCATACCGACCTTTGGGCCCCCGGCGCGCAGCATTTTTCGTCTCTCGTGACGGCGCAGGGGTGGGGGGGATTGTTCCCGCCGCTCGCCGCGGCGGGCGATACGGTCGGCACGATCACGCCCGTCGTCGCGGCACAGACTGGCCTGTCGCCCGATTGCCGCGTGCGCGCGGGGATTCACGATAGCAATGCCTCCTTCCTCCGGCATCGGTTGGCGGCGGACGGTGTATTTTCAGTGGTTTCGACCGGCACATGGATCATCGCCATGAGCGGCGGCGGGGCGATGCCCGCGCTCGACCCGGCGCGCGATTGCCTTGCCAATGTTGATGCCTTCGGAACCCCGGTTCCTTGTGCGCGCTTCATGGGCGGGCGGGAGTATCAACGGTTAACCAACGGGCAGGGCCACCCCAATGCCGCGCGTGCCGAACGGCTGGCGGCCGCGGGGGCGATGATCCTGCCGGGCTTTTCCGAAACCGGTGGGCCGTTCCCCGGTCGGGCTGGGGAAATACGCGCGGGGGCGCTGTCGCCTGACGACCGAGCGAGCCTCGCCAGCCTCTATCTCGCGCTGATGACCGATGTGTGCCTTGATCTCTGCGGCAGTGCTGGGCCGATCCAGATCGAAGGGCCGATGGCGGCCAACGCGCTCTATGCCGGGGTGCTGGCGGCGTTGCGGCCTGCGCAGACGGTAGCCTTGTCGGAAGATGTCGCCGGAACCCTGCTCGGCGCAGCGCTGCTGGCGGGGGTAGACCTACCGCCCCCTGCCGCCGTGGCGGTGCCGCCGCTGGCCGGGGCCTGGCCCGCCTATCGGCAGGCGTGGCGGGCAGCCCTGGACAAACCCGCTTAAGCCTTCCATATATCAGTCTCTTAACTGCGTTAATCGAGCGGGAGAGGCTGAATGGTAGCGCTGTCGATTTTGGACCTTGTGCGTATCCGCGAGGGCAGCGATGCGGGCACGGCCATCAACCATGCGCGCGATTTGGCGGCCCATGCCGAAACCTGGGGCTATACGCGTTTCTGGGTAGCGGAACACCACAATGCGGCGGGGATTGCCAGCGCCGCTACTTCCATTGTCATCGGCCATATTGCCGAGGGGACCAAGCATATCCGCGTTGGGGCGGGCGGTATCATGCTGCCGAACCACGCGCCCTATATCATCGCCGAACAGTTCGGCACGCTGGCCTCGCTCTATTCCGGGCGGATCGATTTGGGTTTAGGGCGCGCGCCGGGGACCGATCAGATGACCCTGCGCGCCTTGCGCCGCGCCCCGGAAAGCGCCGATAGTTTCCCCCGCGACGTGGTGGAACTGCAGCATTATCTGGCCCCCGCCCAGCCGGGGCAGCGCTTGCGGGCGATCCCGGGGGCGGGGACGGAAGTGCCGCTGTGGATTCTCGGCTCCAGCCTCTTTGGTGCGCAACTCGCAGCGCAATTGGGGCTGCCCTATGCCTTCGCCTCGCATTTCGCGCCGGGGCAGTTGCTGGAGGCGTTGGAGATTTACCGCCACCGCTTTACCCCATCCGACCAATGCGCCAAACCCTATGCGATGGCCGGGGTGAATATCATTGCCGCCGAGACGGATGCGGAGGCGAAACGGCTGGCGACGACGCAGCAGATGTCCTTCACCAACCTCGTGCGCGGGCGGCGCAACCTTAGCCTGCCGCCGATTGACGATATTGAAAGCTACTGGACCCCGGTTGAAAAGGTGCAGGTTGGTCAGATGATGGCGCGCACCATTATCGGTTCGCCGGAAACCGTGCGCGCCGGGCTGGCGCGCTTTGTGGCTGAAACCGGGGTGGAGGAGGTGATGATCGTCTCCGATATCTTCGATCACCGGCTGCGGCTGCGCTCCTACGAGATCATCGCTTCGGTGGCCGACTCAACGGTGCCCGATCTGGCTTTTTCCACCGCAACCCCCTAAGCTCTCGCCCAATCCCTCATACAAATAAGGAGCGGGCAAATGGGGCGGAAAGTCGCGTGGGGCGTTCTCAGCACGGCCAAGATCGGGACGGCGAAGGTCATTCCAGCGATGCAGCAGGGCGCGGCAACGGTGATTGCTGCCATTGCCTCCCGCGATCTTGCCAGTGCGCAGGCGGCGGCAACGCAGTTGGGCATCCCCAAGGCTTACGGCAGCTATGAAGAGCTGCTGGCCGATCCCGCCATCGAGGCGATCTACAACCCGCTGCCCAATCACCTGCACGTTCCCTGGACGCTGAAGGCGTTGGCGGCGGGCAAGCATGTGCTGTGCGAAAAGCCCATCGGCCTGACCGCCGAGGAAGCTGGGGCGCTGATTGCAGCGCGCGATGCGTCCGGCAAGCATGTCGCGGAAGCCTTCATGGTCCGCTTCCACCCGCAATGGCGGCGGGCGCGGGAGATCGTGCGCTCGGGCGAGATTGGGGAGGTCCGTGCGATCCAGACCGCCTTTTCCTATTTCAATGCCGACCCCAACAATGTCCGCAACCAGGCCGATATCGGCGGCGGCGGGCTGCTGGATATCGGCTGTTATGCGGTCGCGACCGCCCGCTATATCTTCGGGGCGGAGCCGGAGCGGGCGGCGGCGCTGGTCGATTTCGATCCAGCCTTCGGCACCGACCGGCTGACCTCCGGCCTACTGGCTTTCCCTGGCGGGCGGCAGGTGACCTTCACCTGCTCAACCCAGCTTGTGTCCTATCAGCGCGTGCAGATTTTCGGCACCAAGGGGCGGCTGGAGGTGGAAATCCCCTTCAACGCCCCGCCGGGTTACGGGTGCAGCATCGGCATCGATAGCGGTAAAGATCACTTCGGTAGCGGCATCCGCCGCGAAACCGTGGAGGCCTGCGATCAATATACCCTCCAGGGCGATGCCTTCTCCCGCATCATTTTGGGCGACGAGGCGCAGGAGTTTGGCATCGAGGACGCGATTGCCAATATGCGCGCCCTCGATGCCCTGGCCCGTTCAGGCAAAAGCGGCGGGTTCGAGCGCGTATAACCGCAAGATCGGTCAGGCGGCCTTGGGCGGCGGCAGGCTAGGGTTCCCCCGTCACGACGCGAGGGAGACATGGAGCTAACCGCCACCTACCGCGCCCGCCTGGACCGGGTTTTACGCTATCTCGACGAAAACCCGGATGGGCCACAGGATTTGGAGACGCTGAGCGGCATCGCCGCTTTCTCCAAATTCCATTTCCAGCGGCAGTTCAGCGCCTTTTTTGGTGTGAGCGCTGGGGCCTATGGGCAGCGGTTGCGCTTGCTGCGGGCGGCGCAGTGGCTGGCCTATTACCCGAAACGCCGGGTGTTGGACATCGCACTCGATAGCGGTTACGCCGGACCGGAAGCCTTTGCCCGCGCTTTCCGGCAGCTTTTCGGGCAAAGTCCCAGCGCTTTCCGTGCCGCCCCCGATTGGCCGTCGTGGCATGCCGCAACCCAAGCGATCCAGGAGGTTCGCATGACCCAGGCCCGCCGCGATTATTCCCCGTCCGATGTTGAAATCGTCGATTTCCCCGCAACGCCGCTGATGGTGCTGATGCATCGGGGCGATCCGGCTTTATTGGGCGAGACGATCCGCCGCTTCATTGCCTGGCGCCGCGCCCATAAGCTGCCGCCCCAGCGCTTTGCCACCTTCAACCTCGCCTACGACGATCCCGCCACCACCCCGCCCGAAGCCTATCGTTTCGGTCTGGGGGTCGCGACCCATCAGAACTACCCGCCCGACGACAGCGGTTTGGAGCCTTTGACTATCCCCGCCGGGCGCTGCGCCAAGATCCGCCATATCGGGCCGGATAGTGGTATCGCCGGGGCCGTGCTGTACCTCTATCGCGCATGGTTGCCGCAGAGCGGCCTCAGCCCACGCGATTTTCCGCTGTTCTTTCAGCGCGTGACGCTATTCCCCGATGTGCCGGAGGCGGAGATGGTGACGGATATTTTCCTGCCCGTTTAACGGCTTACCCTGCCTTCAGCAGCCGCACCGGCGTTGCTTTGAAGGCGGGGGTTTTGCTGCGGGGATCGACGGCGCAGCCGGTTAGCACATTGGCTTCCGGGTAATAGGCCATCACCGTGCCGCGCGCGACGCTATAGGCGCGGACGGTGACGCCTTCCAGGCGGCCAAAGTCCGACTCCAACACGGCGGCGTCGCCATCGCGAAGCCCGTGGGTTGCCAAGTCTTCGGCGTTCAGCATCACATCCATCCGCCCCAGGCCGCCACGGTAGGAATCGGTGCGTTCGTAAACGATGGAGTTGAACTGACCTTCCGACCGCACGGTTGTCAGCAGCAGCCCGTCTTGCACAGGCGGTAACGGGCGGGTGACGAAACGGGCTTTGCCGCTTTCGGTCTTAAAATGTGGCGTATGCAGCAGGCGGCCCCTTATGTGGAATTCCTGCCGCGCCACGTCGATATCGGCCAAATCTTCCATCCCCGGAATGATCTTGGCAATCGCCTCCCGGATCGTGCGATGGGCCTTGAAGGCGGTAAAATCCAGCGGGCAACCCGGCAGGAGCCGGGCGGCGAGGTCGCAGAGAATATCCGTTTCTGGCCGAACGTCGCCCAAGCGGCGGATGCCGCCGTCCGATAGGCGAACGAAGTTGAACATCGATTCTTGCGTCGTCGGCTGCCATTCCTCGTCCCGCGCGGTGACGGGCAGGATGAGGGCTTCGCTGCGGTCATGGCCGTGGATATGGCCTTTATTCAGTGTCGTCGTCAGGAACAGTTTAAAGCCAATCTTGTCGAAGGCTTCGGCTGAAAACCGCGTGTTTGGGTTGGCCTCATAAAGATTGCCGCCCATCAGCAGCGCTGCATCGATCTCCCCGCGATGGGCCGCCTGCATGCAGGCCATCGTGTCCATCCCTTTGGCGCGGGGTAGGGTAACGCCGAATAGGGTTTCAATCTTCGCCATGACGTCGGCGGCCAGCACGGGTTTGACGCCGATCGTGCCGATGCCCTGCACGTTGGAATGACCGCGCAAAGGCAGCAACCCCGCCCCCGGGCGCCCGATCTGTCCGCAGAGCAGGGCGAGGTTGGCGATATATTCGACCGTCTCGACGCCATTGAGGTGATGGGTGACGCCCATGCCCCAGGCGATGACGGCGGAATGTGCCCCGGCATAGCGCGCGGCGACCCGCTCGATCTCCGTTTGGCTCAGGCCGGTGCGGGCTTCAATCTCGGCCCACTCGGTGCTTTCGGTATCGGCGCGGAAGCGGTCAAAATCATCGGCATGCGCGGCGATGAACGTCGCATTTGCCGCGCCCGCCGCCAGCACGGCTTTGGCGATGCCTTTCAGCACCGCAAGGTCCGACCCGACGCGCGGTTGCACATAGTCCGACGCGATCCAATCGCCGCCCGAAACCATCGACCGCAGGCTTTTTGGCAGGGCAAAGCGCACCAGCCCGGCTTCCTTAGCGGGATTGATGACGATCACGTCG
Coding sequences:
- the rhaM gene encoding L-rhamnose mutarotase, whose protein sequence is MDKIAFAMQLKPGNEVEYQRRHDAIWPELSALLKDAGIADYSIFLDPHSLTLFGVLRRADGHGMDRLPEHPIMQRWWAYMADLMETNPDQSPVVRPLPCVFHLD
- a CDS encoding FGGY-family carbohydrate kinase, coding for MAIAVFDCGKTNLKLCVLDGERLVWSATRPNAPLVAPPYPHADAAGAEAWLREKLTEAAQRFAITDLVPVTHGACAALVTAAGDLALPILDYETPLPEAVAYTAARPDFTETLSPDLPLGLNLGRQIFWLQQQFPAEFARAHWLLTYPQYWAFRLTGRAVSEVTSLGCHTDLWAPGAQHFSSLVTAQGWGGLFPPLAAAGDTVGTITPVVAAQTGLSPDCRVRAGIHDSNASFLRHRLAADGVFSVVSTGTWIIAMSGGGAMPALDPARDCLANVDAFGTPVPCARFMGGREYQRLTNGQGHPNAARAERLAAAGAMILPGFSETGGPFPGRAGEIRAGALSPDDRASLASLYLALMTDVCLDLCGSAGPIQIEGPMAANALYAGVLAALRPAQTVALSEDVAGTLLGAALLAGVDLPPPAAVAVPPLAGAWPAYRQAWRAALDKPA
- a CDS encoding LLM class flavin-dependent oxidoreductase: MVALSILDLVRIREGSDAGTAINHARDLAAHAETWGYTRFWVAEHHNAAGIASAATSIVIGHIAEGTKHIRVGAGGIMLPNHAPYIIAEQFGTLASLYSGRIDLGLGRAPGTDQMTLRALRRAPESADSFPRDVVELQHYLAPAQPGQRLRAIPGAGTEVPLWILGSSLFGAQLAAQLGLPYAFASHFAPGQLLEALEIYRHRFTPSDQCAKPYAMAGVNIIAAETDAEAKRLATTQQMSFTNLVRGRRNLSLPPIDDIESYWTPVEKVQVGQMMARTIIGSPETVRAGLARFVAETGVEEVMIVSDIFDHRLRLRSYEIIASVADSTVPDLAFSTATP
- a CDS encoding Gfo/Idh/MocA family protein, whose amino-acid sequence is MGRKVAWGVLSTAKIGTAKVIPAMQQGAATVIAAIASRDLASAQAAATQLGIPKAYGSYEELLADPAIEAIYNPLPNHLHVPWTLKALAAGKHVLCEKPIGLTAEEAGALIAARDASGKHVAEAFMVRFHPQWRRAREIVRSGEIGEVRAIQTAFSYFNADPNNVRNQADIGGGGLLDIGCYAVATARYIFGAEPERAAALVDFDPAFGTDRLTSGLLAFPGGRQVTFTCSTQLVSYQRVQIFGTKGRLEVEIPFNAPPGYGCSIGIDSGKDHFGSGIRRETVEACDQYTLQGDAFSRIILGDEAQEFGIEDAIANMRALDALARSGKSGGFERV
- a CDS encoding AraC family transcriptional regulator — its product is MELTATYRARLDRVLRYLDENPDGPQDLETLSGIAAFSKFHFQRQFSAFFGVSAGAYGQRLRLLRAAQWLAYYPKRRVLDIALDSGYAGPEAFARAFRQLFGQSPSAFRAAPDWPSWHAATQAIQEVRMTQARRDYSPSDVEIVDFPATPLMVLMHRGDPALLGETIRRFIAWRRAHKLPPQRFATFNLAYDDPATTPPEAYRFGLGVATHQNYPPDDSGLEPLTIPAGRCAKIRHIGPDSGIAGAVLYLYRAWLPQSGLSPRDFPLFFQRVTLFPDVPEAEMVTDIFLPV
- a CDS encoding FdhF/YdeP family oxidoreductase, with protein sequence MIGGTMSKAIVGGGPKKVLYALKTATRIGLDNTAKALTAKNTCKACALGMGGQKGGMTNEAGEFPSVCNKSIQAQSTDIQPGIPAAVIDHSLADLRDLDGHELEHLGRLAFPIYKAPGADRFTPIGWGEALDLAAARFAATDPARSFFYSSGRSSNEAGFVLQLLARLYGTNNVNNCSYYCHQATGVGLDATIGTGTATVEMEDLDRCDLVLLIGANPASNHPRFIHKLKAVRDRGGDVIVINPAKEAGLVRFALPKSLRSMVSGGDWIASDYVQPRVGSDLAVLKGIAKAVLAAGAANATFIAAHADDFDRFRADTESTEWAEIEARTGLSQTEIERVAARYAGAHSAVIAWGMGVTHHLNGVETVEYIANLALLCGQIGRPGAGLLPLRGHSNVQGIGTIGVKPVLAADVMAKIETLFGVTLPRAKGMDTMACMQAAHRGEIDAALLMGGNLYEANPNTRFSAEAFDKIGFKLFLTTTLNKGHIHGHDRSEALILPVTARDEEWQPTTQESMFNFVRLSDGGIRRLGDVRPETDILCDLAARLLPGCPLDFTAFKAHRTIREAIAKIIPGMEDLADIDVARQEFHIRGRLLHTPHFKTESGKARFVTRPLPPVQDGLLLTTVRSEGQFNSIVYERTDSYRGGLGRMDVMLNAEDLATHGLRDGDAAVLESDFGRLEGVTVRAYSVARGTVMAYYPEANVLTGCAVDPRSKTPAFKATPVRLLKAG